The Mycolicibacterium aichiense region GATCCCGCGGCTGCAGGACGCCTACTTCGCGAGGTTCCCGGATTATCCGAAGGGCATCACGGTCCCGGCGATCGTCGACGTGCCCACCGGTCAGGTGGTCACCAACGACTTCGCCCAGATCACGCTCGACTTTTCCACGGAATGGACCGCCTACCACCGCGAAGGTGCGCCGCAGCTGTACCCCGAGCCGCTGCGCGACGAGATCGACGAGGTTGCCCAGCGGATCTACACCGAGGTGAACAACGGCGTGTACCGCTGCGGGTTCGCCGGCTCGCAGGAGTCCTATGACAAGGCTTACGACCGGTTGTTCACCGCGCTGGACTGGCTCTCCGAGCGGCTCGCCGGTCAGCGGTATCTGGTGGGGGACACCATCACCGAGGCCGACGTGCGGCTGTTCACCACGTTGGCGCGCTTCGACCCGGTCTACCACGGCCACTTCAAGTGCAATCGGTCCAAGCTGGCGGAGATGCCGGTGCTGTGGGCCTATGCCCGAGATCTGTTCCAGACTCCGGGATTCGGCGACACATGCGATTTCGTCCAGATCAAACAGCACTACTACATCGTTCATTCCGACATCAATCCCACCGGTGTCGTGCCGAAGGGCCCGGACCTGTCGAACTGGTTGACGCCGCACGGACGGGAAGCGTTGGGCGGCAGACCTTTTGGTGACGGTACGCCGCCGGGGCCGACCCGCGAGTCCGAGCGGGTACCCGCTGGGCACGGCGCGGGTTAGCGCGCGAAGACGGTCTCGACGGCGGTCCGCTCGCCGTCGATCTCGACCTGTGCCGCAACATCATCGAGGGTCAGCAGCCCGGTCGCGAGGCCGAGGACGATCGGTGCCTCGGTTGTCAGGACGGCGTCGAACGAGCGCCCGTCCGGCACGCTCACAGCCACGCCGGATCGGTTGGCGCGCAGCTGAAGTGTGTCGCCGCCGATGTCGATCCCCACGGTGGCCGATCGGGTCGGTGCCCGGCCGGTGAACAGTGCGGGCAGCGCGACCAGTAGCCACTCGATGCGGAACTCATCGCCCTCGGCGCCACGGATCATCAGCGGTGTGGACCAGCGGACGAGTCCCTCGATGGGTTCGCGAAGTTGTGCGCCCCAGTCGGTGAGGGCGTACGTGATCGCGTTGCCGTCCTCGGCCAGCCGCCGCTCGACGACGCCCGCGCTCTCCAGTTCGCGGAGGCGGTCGGTCAGCAGGTTGGTCGCGATACCCGGCAGCCCGTCGCGCAACTCGCGGTAGCGGGCGGGCGCGACTAGGAGCTGACGGACGATCAGCAGATTCCACCGGTCGCCGACCACATCCAGCGCCCGGGCCAGTCCGCAGTACTGGCCGTAGTCTCGACTCATCACGCTCCAGTTGCAAAAGTAATGTGCGCTTGATTATATCAAGTGACTCTAGGAGGGGATCGAGATGGCGGTGGCGCAGCGGCCCGGGTGGGTCGACGACGAGTTGTTTCCGTTCGTGAGCCGGTTCGTCGACATCGACGGCCATACCGTTCACTATGTCGACGAAGGCGCGGGAACCACGTTGCTGTTCTTGCACGGCAATCCGACCTGGTCATTCGTCTACCGTGACGTCATCACGGCGCTGCGAGGCGAATTCCGTTGCGTGGCAATCGACTACCCCGGCTTCGGACTGTCGACGGCGGCGCCGGGTTACCGGTATCTGCCCAGCGAGCACGCCGGGGTCGTCGGCGCGTTCATCGACGCTCTCGGATTGACCGAGGTGACGCTGGTGGTGCACGACTGGGGCGGCCCGATTGGACTGTCGGTGATCGAGAAACACCCGGAAGTATTCGACCGGCTGGTGGTGGGCAACACGTGGGCGTGGCCGACGGATGCCCCGCACGTGCAGATCATGTCCCATGTCATGGGCGGACCGCTCGGCCGTCTGCTGATCCGGCAGTTCAATCTGTTCGTCAACCTGATGATTCCTGCGGGACACCGGCTGGCCAAACCCAGCCGGGACGAGATGGCCCACTATCAGAAGGCCCTCGACAGCCCGGCGCGGCGCGATGCATCGGCCATCTTTCCCCGCGAGCTCACCTCCAGTCGTGCGTTCCTCGCCGAGGTGGAAGCCGGACAACCGGCGATCGCAGACCTCCCCACCCTCATCATCTGGGGTGATGCCGACATCGCGTTCAGGCGCAGCGATCTACGGCGCTGGGAGCGGATCTTTCCCAATCATCGGACCGTGATCGCCGACGGCGCAGGTCATTTCGTCCAATCCGATGCCCCCGAGCAATTCGCGGCCGCCATTCGGGACTGGTGTTCGCAGCCGTCGTCGTCGACGCTAGGGCCAGGCCAGGCGGACTGACCATTCCGCGTGCGGGGCGTCGCGCAGTTCGCCGTTCTGATCCTGCACCAGGGTGAGCAACTGCACGACCACCCCGGTGAGCCGGCCGCGTTGCGGGTCGACCGTCGGAATCGTCACTGCCAGTTCGGTATCGGGTCGGTAGATGGTGGTCGTGGAGTTGCGCTCGTCTTCGTACACGCGCAGCAGCTGCCACGGTGCGCGCCCGATCGCGGTCGGAACGGAGAGCTGAACCGGGTAGCGCTCGGAGACCGAAAGCTGGCCCTGGGTCTGCGGGTTCTGGCAGTCGTTGAGGTTCACCACATTGCAGTAGACGTACGGCCCGACGCGCACCGCGCGGCCGTGGGAATAGGCGCTGATCTCGGGGAAGGCCGATTCCGTGCCGCGGGTCAGTGCCCAGGCGCCGACGCCGGCACCGGCCGACGCGAGCACGACGACGATCGCCAAAAGCCATCGGGTCAGGCGGCTCACCGGTAACTCACCGCCGATGCGCCCTCCGGTTCGGCCAGCACCGGCCGGTTGCCGCCGAAGCCGGGGATCAGTGAATCACCGCGGTAGCTGACGATGGTCTGGGCCAGGCCGAGGATCAGCAGCGCGCTGATCGCGGTGAAGCCCACCCACAGTTCGGTGTACACCAGCACTCCGATCGCACCGCCCATCACCCACGCCAGCTGCAGCACCGACTCCGAGCGGCCGAACGCCGACGCCCGCGACTCCTCCGGCAGGTCGTCCTGCAGCGACGCGTCAAGAGACGCTTTGGCGATCGCGGTCGCGCCCGAGGTGACCAGCGTGGCCACTGCCGCGACGATCAGGTTGCCGGTGACCGCGGCCACCAGCGCCATGACGGTCACCGCGACCGTGCACCGGACCACCAGCATCGCGGGCCTGCCCAGTCGCATCCGGGCCGCGGTGAAGTTACCCGCGAAGTTGCCGATTCCCGCGGCCGCGCCGAGCAGGCCGAGCATGCCCAGCTGCACCCAGCCGCTGGCCTGGTGTGCCTTGGCGACGAACGCCGGATACAGGAACAGGAACCCGACCATCGCCTTGATCGTGCAGTTGCCCCACAACGAGGTGATGATGTTGCGGCCCAGGGGTTGTCGTGGTCTGCCGGTCTTCGCGGCCGGCTCGTCGATCCAGCCGCGCGGCCCACTTTCGCCGTGGTAGGTCAAGGTGGCCGGTACCTCACCTTCGGTGACCTCCACCCAGCGCGGGATCCGCATCGACAGCGAGGCACCCGCCACGGCAACGAACACGACCACGAACAGCGCGCCCGGTAGCCGGAACACGGTGGTGAGCAGGTATTCCGTCCCCGCCGCGATGCCGCCGCCGACGATGGTGCCCCCGATCAGACCGAACATCGTCAGCCGCGAATTGACCCGCACCAGGTCGATCGTCGGTGGCATGACCCGGGGGGTGACCGCGCTGCGCAGCACGCTGAACGACTTGGACAGCACCATCATTCCGAGCGCGCAGGGGTAGAGAACCCACGACGGATAGCTGCCGGTGGCGCCGTCGTAGTCCATGATCAGCACGAACGCGAGTGCCGCGCGGAGGACGAACGACATCGCCAGCGCCGCCCGCCTGCCGTGCTGGACGCGATCGAGCGCAGGCCCGATGAGCGGTGCGATCACCGCGAACGGCGCGATCGTGATCAGTAGGTAGAGCGCGACCTTGCCCTTGCTCTCGCCGGACGCGGCGGCGAAGAACAGCGTGTTGGCCAGTGCGACGGCCATCGCCGAGTCCACCGCGAAGTTGGCGACCACCGGCCAGGTCAGCGCGGTCAGACCGGACTTGTCGGCGCCGTCGGCCGTGGCCGCGCGGTGCACCATCGAATACACCTTCGTGCCCATCTCGCGGCTGCGGTAGGCGGCGCCGCGGCCACGAGTCACCTGTTCGTCGGCGCCGCGCGGACCGGGCGGCGGGCCGATGTTCTGGGTGCGCTGCTCGCCCAACGGCGGCAGGTAGCGATTGGAGCTGGACGTGGGGCTGGACCGGCGGGTGGCTTCCGAGCGCCGGTAGCCGTCCCCGTCGCTGGGGTAGTTGGCCATGCCCGGGTGTTCTCCGGATGTGCCCGCCGAGTAGCGGCGGTCGGGGCCGAACGCCGGATTCGCGCGGGGTTCGTCACGCCGGCTCTCAGACACCTCACGATTGTCCCCTATCCCGGCATGCCGGGCGCGCACGTGGCCGGTGTGGCTGCACACACAGACCGTGAGGCAAGATTGGTGACGATGGACAGCACCCTTGACGCGAAAGAAGCCACGGCACCGGCTCAGGCAGCCGCGCCGTCGGACGCGGTTGCCGCCGTACTGAGCGGTGCGGTGGAGCAGGCACGGCAGGCCATCGTCGAGCACAGCGGCGACACGGTGGGCGATTACCTCGGTGTCAGCTTCGAGGACGAGACCGCGGCGACGCATCGCTTCTTGGCGAACATGCCCGGCTATCAGGGCTGGCAGTGGGCCGTGGTGGTCGCGGCCTACGAGGGGGCTGATCACGCGACGGTCAGCGAGGTCGTGCTGGTGCCCGGCCCGACCGCGCTGCTGGCGCCGGCCTGGGTGCCGTGGGACGAGCGCATCAAGCCCGGTGACTTGAGCCCGGGTGATCTGCTGGCTCCCGGCAAGGATGACCCGCGGCTGGCGCCCGGCTACACCGCCACCGGGGATCCGCTGATCGACGACACCGCCTTCGAGGTCGGCTTCGGCCGTCGTCAGGTGCTCAGCGCGCTGGGTCGCGACGAAACTGCGCAGCGTTGGCACGACGGTGATCATGGTCCCGATTCGCCGATGGCCCGCGCGACCAAACGGGTATGCCGCGACTGCGGTTTCATGGTGCCGCTGGCCGGCGCGCTCGGTGCCATGTTCGGGGTGTGCTGCAACGAGATGGCCGCCGACTCCCACGTCGTCGACTTCGAATACGGCTGCGGTGCGCACTCCGACACCCCGCAACCCGCGGGAACCGGATCGCCGCTGTACGACCCATACGACGACGGCGTGCTCGAGGTGGTCGAGGTGGTCGCGACCGTCGCCGACGCCACCGCGGCGCCGGACGACTCAGAAGCCTCGCAGACACCCGACGTCCCGGCGACCGCGGAAGTCCCGGAAAGCCCCGACGTCTCGGAGACCGCCGAAGTCGCGGACACCGAAACCCCGGAGGCGCCCGACGGTCCCGGCGCGTCCGAACCGGGCGAGCAGGACTAACCTTCGGCGGCGGCCTTGATCCGCGCCAGCGACAGGTTCATCCCGTCGACCAGCTCTTTCTCGAAGTTGGGTACGCCGCCCATCACCGCGTTCACCGTCATCGTGGAGACGGCCTTGACGCCGTTCTCGGCATGGCGGGTCTCCACGACCCGGGTGCCGGTGGCGGTCGGGGAGAGCTCATAGCTCCAGACGGTGTTGTTGGCGTTGACCCGGAACGCCAGCTTCCGCTCGGGAACCAGTTCGATGATCGTCGACGTCGTCGGCCAGAACAGGTTGTTGCGCCGATTGAGATTGAAGGTGCGGGTGCCCGGCTTCACCGCACCGAGCGGCTTCATCAGCCGGCACTGCGGGCTCCACTTGGGCATGTTGCCCAGGTCCGACAGCAACGTCCACACCTTGGCGACCGGGGCGTTGATCTCGATCTCTGCTTGCAACAGCGGCGCTGCCATTGTTTTCCCTTCGTCGTGACTGATTACTGTCCGTGCGGCTCGAGGCCGGTCTGCGCGCCTCGCGCCCCGCGCCGCGCCGCGGTGCGCTGCCACAGGAATACCGAGGTGCCGACGACCCCGGTGCCCAGTCCGGCAAGCGCGATCGGCCGCCAGGCCTCGCACGCCGCGACGGTGAACGCCACGATCGTCACCAGCGCCCACAGCGTGGCGCCGACGACGATCACCGGCCATGGATCCAGCAACGCTGCGGGCAGCGCAGGCGGCTCGGGCTCGGCCACCGGCTCTCGGCTCGGTTCGCGCTGATCGGAAGGCATTGTCGTCCAAGGTAACCGATGGGTGAGATGGCCCGGTATGCAGCTATCGGAGTTGGCCCGTTCATCATTGATCGGGTGTTGTCGTGTCGTACTGTTTGCGTCGTGAAAGACGGTGACCTGCGATTGGCCAGTGATTTGTCGCTGGCCGTCATGCGTTTGGCGCGCCAACTGCGCTTCCGCAGGCCCGAATCACCGGTCACGCTGTCGCAGCTGTCCGCCCTGGCGACCCTGGCCAAGGACGGCGCGATGACGCCGGGTGCGCTGGCGGTCCGGGAGCGGGTCCGGCCGCCGTCGATGACCCGGGTGATCGCATCGCTGGCCGACCTCGGTCTGGTGGTGCGCACCTCCCATCCCTCCGACGGTCGCCAGGTTCTGGTGGCGGTCTCCGACGCCGGGGCGGCGCTGGTCGACAGTGAACGACGAGCCAGTCAGGAGTGGCTGCGCAATCGGCTGGCCACCCTGGACAGCGAAGAACGCGACATCCTGCTGCGGGCCGCGGACCTGATGACCGTCCTCGTCGACGAAGACGCGTGAGCGACAACACTTTTGGCGCGATAGAAGTCGTCGATATCACCGACCCGGGTGATCCCCGCGTCGACGACTTCCGCGACCTCAACAGTGTCGACCGCAGGCCGGACCTTCCCAGCGGCAAGGGATTGGTGATCGCCGAGGGCGTGCTGGTGGCCCAGCGGATGATCGCCTCGCGGTTCACCCCGCACGCCTTCCTCGGTACCGACCGCCGCCTGGCCGAACTCGGTGACGACCTGTCCGGGGTGCGGGCGCCGTTCTATCGCGCCACGGCCGAGGTGATGGCCGAGGTGGTCGGTTTCCACCTCAATCGCGGTGTGCTGGCGGCGGCTCGCCGTCCGCCCGAACTCGCGCTGGCGGAGGTGCTCGACGGTGCGAGCACGGTCGCGGTGCTCGAAGGCGTCAACGACCACGAGAACCTCGGCTCGATCTTCCGCAACGCCGCCGGGCTCGGGGTCGACGCGGTCATCTTCGGTTCCGGGTGCGCCGACCCGCTGTACCGGCGTGCCGTGCGGGTGTCGATGGGCCACGCTCTGCTGGTGCCGTTCGCGCGTGCCGGGCACTGGCCGGCCGATCTCGGCGAGCTGCGCGAGCGCGGATTCCGGCTGCTGGCCATGACACCCGACCCGGCGGCACAGACCCTGGCCGAGGCGATGGCCGGGCTGGCCGGGGCCAAGGTCGCGATGCTGGTCGGCGCGGAGGGGCCCGGGCTGACCGAGACAGTGATGCGGGCCAGCGACGTCCGGGTCCGGATCCCGATGTCGCGGGGTACCGATTCGCTCAACGTCGCCACCGCGGCGGCGCTGGCGTTCTACGAACGGGCGCGGTGACTAGGCTCGCCCCATGATCGACGAGACGACGCCGTGGGGAACCGGGCTGACCGTGGCAGCCTTCGTCGCCGCGGTGACGGGTGCCGCGATCGTGGTGCTCAGCCTCGGCATGCTGCGGGTGCATCCGCTGGTGGCGATCGTGCTGAACCTGATCGCGGTCGGCGGACTGGCGCCGACGTTGTGGGGCTGGCGGCGGATTCCGGTACGGCGCTGGTTCGTCCTCGGTGCAGGTATCGGCGTCGCCGGCGGGTGGATCACCCTGTTGGCGATGGCCGCCGCGCGGTAGTCGGTCAGCGCTCGCCGCTGGACCGCACCCCGAGCAGCACGTCCTCCCAGCCGGGTACGGACGGCTTGGCCTTGGCGCGTTTGGCCCGTGGCGCCGGGGCGGAAGCCGGGGCCGCAGCGGGTGCCTGCTTCTCCTCAACCGGGGCGGGCGCCGGCTGAGGCTGCTGCTCGTCGAACTCCAGCTGGGCGACGACGGCCACCGGGCGCAGGGGACGCTCGAACCTCGGGTCGATCAGCTCGCTGGCCGCGTCGTCCAGAGCCGACACCGTGCCACCGTGCGCGCCGGGGCTGAAACGGAAGTGCGCGACATTGTCGGAGAGTCCGGCCTGCCACGACATCTGCACCACCCAGCGGCCGTCCTCGCCGCGCCAGGCGTCCCATGACGTCGACTCGAGGCTGTGCCCACGCGCCACCAGGGCGGTGGTGACGGTGTCCAGCAGCGTGGTCACCGCCGGGCCGTCGGCCAGCACCGGATGCGCGGCGCCGGCCAGCTCGGCCGCCCGGGAGCGCTCCAAGAGCACCGGGTGGGCGAATCGCTCGACCTTGCTGATGTCCATGCCGGATGACGCGGCAACTTGTTCGACGGACGCACCCGCACGGATGCGCGCCTGAATATCCCTTGGCCGCAACACGCCTTTGACCTCTTTGTCCCTCAGGGTCTGGCCCAGCGACCGGTCACCGCGAACCGCGGCACGCAGTCGGTCGTCGACCTGCAGGGTGAACTTGTCGGCCGGGTCGGGACCTTCGCAAATGATGTGCCTGCCGTCGACATCGAGTCCGATCACCCTGAGTTCTCGCATGTCGACCTCCTTCGCCCGGACTTTAACCCAGCCCCGAGTTGATTACGGTTAGGACACGCGGGGGTGACGAACAAGTCAGCCGAGATGTTCGACAACCCAGTCGACGCACTGGGTCAGCGCCGAGACATCGTCGGGGTCGATCGCCGGGAACATCGCGATCCGCAGCTGGTTGCGGCCCAGCTTGCGGTACGGCTCGGTGTCGACGATGCCGTTGGCCCGCAGCACCTTGGCCACTGCCGCGGCGTCCACTTCGTCGGCGAAATCGATGGTGCCGACGACCTGTGACCGCAGTGCGGGATCGCTGACGAACGGAGTGGCGTACGAAGACGCCTCAGCCCAGGAGTACAGCCGCTGCGAGGAGTCGGCGGTGCGCTTGACCGCCCAGTCCAGCCCGCCGTTGCCGTTCATCCAGTCGACCTGCTCGGCCATCAGCACCAGCGTGCCGATCGCGGGCGTGTTGTATGTCTGGTTCTTGAGGCTGTTGTCCACCGCGATCGGCAGTGACAGGAAGTCGGGCACCCAGCGGCCGGACCCGGCGATGGCCTCGATGCGGGCCAGCGCGGCGGGGGAGACGATCGCCAGCCACAGGCCGCCGTCGCTGGCGAAGTTCTTCTGCGGCGCGAAGTAGTAGGCGTCGGCGTCGGTCACGTCGACCGGCAGCCCACCGGCCCCGGATGTCGCGTCGATCAGAATCAGGGCGTTCTCCGAACCCGCCGGCCGGCTAACCGGCACGGCCACCCCGGTTGAGGTCTCGTTGTGTGCCCAGGCGATCGCGTCGACGGACGGGTCGGATTGCGGCTCCGGCGCGCTACCGGCGTCCGCCTTGATCACGATCGGGTCGTCGATGAAGGGGTTGGCCGTGGCGGCGGAGGCGAACTTCGAGGAGAACTCGCCGTAGGTGAGGTGCAGTGAGCGCTTCTCGATCAGCCCGAACGCGGCAGCGTCCCAGAATGCGGTGGCGCCGCCGTTGCCCAGGATGACCTCGTAGCCGTCGGGGACCGAGAAGAACTCACGCAGACCGTCGCGAACCCGGCCGACCAGGTTCTTCACCGGCGCCTGGCGGTGCGAGGTACCGAACAAGGCGGACGACGCCTGCAGGGCTTGCAGCTGCTCGGGACGCACCTTCGAGGGGCCGCAGCCGAAGCGGCCGTCGGCGGGCTTGAGATCAGCGGGGATCGTGAGCGAATCAGCCATGCCCCAAGCCTAGGAGTCCACGCAGGCGGGTATTACACCGAGGCGTTCAGCAAACCTGTTTTCGGGGTATGGACAGTATGCGATACCTGCGGTACTGTTTGGACATCACCCGCCCAAATGTAAACCTCTGTTGAGGAGACTGTCATGGCGAGAACCAAGATCATCCAGCGCTGGCGCCGCAACATGGACGTGCTGGACGACACTGAATACGTAGAGAAGCTGATGACGCTGTCCGAAGGGTCAGTGCGCAGGAACTTCAACCCGTACACCGACATCGACTGGGATTCGCCCGAGTTCGCCGTCGTCCCGAACGACGAGCGCTGGATCCTGCCTGCGACCGACCCGATCGGGCAGCACCCCTGGTATCAGTCGCAATCCAAAGAGCGGCAGATCGAGATCGGCATGTGGCGCCAGTCCAACGTCGCCAAGGTCGGGCTGCACTTCGAGTCGATCCTCATCCGGGGCCTGATGGAGTACGCGTTCTGGGCGCCCAACGGTTCGCCGGAGTACCGATACTGCCTGCACGAAGCGGTCGAAGAGTGCAACCACACGATGATGTTCCAGGAGATGGTCAACCACATCGGCGCCGACGTGCCGGGCATGCCCCGCCTGCTCAAGTGGGTCCAGCCTGCGATCCCGTTGGTGGCCGGCCCGCTGCCGATCCCCTTCTGGTTCGGCATCCTCGCCGGTGAGGAACCCATCGACCACACCCAGAAAAACGTTCTGCGCGAAGGCAAGACGCTGCACCCGATCATGGAGCGGGTGATGGCGATCCACGTCGCCGAAGAGGCCCGGCACATCTCGTTCGCGCACGAGTACCTGCGCAAGCGGGTGCCGCACCTGCCACGGCGCAAGCGGTTCTGGCTGTCGCTCTATGTGCCGGTGGTGATGCGGGTGCTGTGCTCGGCGATCATCGTGCCGCCGAAGGCGTTCTGGAAGGAGTTCGACATCCCGCGCTCAGTGCGCAAGGACATCTTCTTCTCCTCGGCCTCGTCGCGACAGATGTTGCGCGACATGTTCGGTGACGTCCGGATGCTGTGCCACGACACCGGCCTGATGAACCCGCTGGCGAAGCTGATCTGGCGGATCTGCCGGATCGACGGGGCGCCGAGCCGCTTCCGCAGCGAGCCTGCCCGCCAGCACGTGGTAGCTGTCGCGTAACCCGAAGGACTCACGCCCGTGCCCCATGTGATCACCCAGTCGTGCTGCAGCGACGGGTCCTGCGTCTACGCCTGCCCGGTCAACTGCATCCACCCCAGCCCCGACGAGCCAGGCTTCGCGACCGCCGAGATGCTGTACATCGACCCGGTGGCCTGTGTGGACTGCGGGGCGTGCGTCAGCGCCTGCCCGGTCGGTGCGATCGCGCCGGACAGCAAACTGACCGACAAGCAGCTGCCGTTCATCGAACTCAACGCCGGCTTTTATCCCGAGCGGCCGGCCGGCGTGAAACTGCCGCCGACCTCCAAGCTCGCACCGGTGCTGCCGGCACCGCAGCTGCGTCGCGGTGGGACCGACCTCACGGTGGCTGTGGTGGGTTCGGGGCCGGCGGGCATGTACGCCGCCGACGAGCTGCTGACGCAGAAGGGGGTGCGGGTCAATGTCTTCGACAAGTTGCCCACCCCGTTCGGCCTGGTCCGCGCCGGTGTCGCTCCCGATCACCAGCACACCAAGGGAGTCACGCGGCTGTTCGAGAAGATGAGTAAGCATCCGCGCTTCACGTTCTACCTCAACGTCGAAGTGGGACAGCATGTTTCGCATGCCGAATTGCTGCAGCACCACCACGCGGTGCTCTACACCGTCGGCGCGCCGCACGACCGCAGGCTCGACATCGCAGGCATGGAGCTGCCCGGGGCAGGCACGGCCACCGAAACGGTGGCCTGGATCAACGGCCACCCGGACTTCGCCGAGCTGCCCGTCGACCTGCGCCACGAGCGGGTGGTGGTGATCGGAAACGGCAATGTGGCCCTCGACGTCGCCCGGATCCTGACCGCCGACCCCGATGATTTGGCCCGAACCGACATCTCGGACGCCGCGCTGAGTGCCCTGCGTGGCTCAGCCGTGCGCGAGGTCGTGATCGCGGCGCGGCGCCGCCCTGTCGACTCGGCGTTCACCCTGCCCGAGCTGATCGGGCTGACGTCGACGGCCGACGTCGTCCTCGACGCCGCCGACCACGCCCTCGTGCAGGAGGACCTGGCCACCGCCACCGATGCCGTCACGATCGCCAAACTCGAGATCCTGGCCAAGCTGCCGGTCGCGTCCGAACGCATCGACCGTAGGCGCATCAGGCTGGTCTATCGGCTGACGCCGCACCGGGTGCTCGGCACCGAACGGGTCGCGTGCGTCGAATTCCGGTGCACCGGAACCGAAGACCCGGTGCACATCGAAGCCGGCTTGTTGCTCACCTCGATCGGATACCGCGTCGCCCCGATCGCC contains the following coding sequences:
- a CDS encoding DUF3027 domain-containing protein, whose protein sequence is MDSTLDAKEATAPAQAAAPSDAVAAVLSGAVEQARQAIVEHSGDTVGDYLGVSFEDETAATHRFLANMPGYQGWQWAVVVAAYEGADHATVSEVVLVPGPTALLAPAWVPWDERIKPGDLSPGDLLAPGKDDPRLAPGYTATGDPLIDDTAFEVGFGRRQVLSALGRDETAQRWHDGDHGPDSPMARATKRVCRDCGFMVPLAGALGAMFGVCCNEMAADSHVVDFEYGCGAHSDTPQPAGTGSPLYDPYDDGVLEVVEVVATVADATAAPDDSEASQTPDVPATAEVPESPDVSETAEVADTETPEAPDGPGASEPGEQD
- a CDS encoding DUF2771 domain-containing protein — protein: MTRWLLAIVVVLASAGAGVGAWALTRGTESAFPEISAYSHGRAVRVGPYVYCNVVNLNDCQNPQTQGQLSVSERYPVQLSVPTAIGRAPWQLLRVYEDERNSTTTIYRPDTELAVTIPTVDPQRGRLTGVVVQLLTLVQDQNGELRDAPHAEWSVRLAWP
- a CDS encoding alpha/beta fold hydrolase — encoded protein: MAVAQRPGWVDDELFPFVSRFVDIDGHTVHYVDEGAGTTLLFLHGNPTWSFVYRDVITALRGEFRCVAIDYPGFGLSTAAPGYRYLPSEHAGVVGAFIDALGLTEVTLVVHDWGGPIGLSVIEKHPEVFDRLVVGNTWAWPTDAPHVQIMSHVMGGPLGRLLIRQFNLFVNLMIPAGHRLAKPSRDEMAHYQKALDSPARRDASAIFPRELTSSRAFLAEVEAGQPAIADLPTLIIWGDADIAFRRSDLRRWERIFPNHRTVIADGAGHFVQSDAPEQFAAAIRDWCSQPSSSTLGPGQAD
- a CDS encoding glutathione S-transferase family protein; translated protein: MGAYVAGGGEFNRDTNYITTRITADGADGYPVEPDRYRLIVARACPWANRTIIVRRLLGLEDALSIGFCGPTHDERSWTFDLDPGGVDPVLKIPRLQDAYFARFPDYPKGITVPAIVDVPTGQVVTNDFAQITLDFSTEWTAYHREGAPQLYPEPLRDEIDEVAQRIYTEVNNGVYRCGFAGSQESYDKAYDRLFTALDWLSERLAGQRYLVGDTITEADVRLFTTLARFDPVYHGHFKCNRSKLAEMPVLWAYARDLFQTPGFGDTCDFVQIKQHYYIVHSDINPTGVVPKGPDLSNWLTPHGREALGGRPFGDGTPPGPTRESERVPAGHGAG
- a CDS encoding TrmH family RNA methyltransferase, with product MSDNTFGAIEVVDITDPGDPRVDDFRDLNSVDRRPDLPSGKGLVIAEGVLVAQRMIASRFTPHAFLGTDRRLAELGDDLSGVRAPFYRATAEVMAEVVGFHLNRGVLAAARRPPELALAEVLDGASTVAVLEGVNDHENLGSIFRNAAGLGVDAVIFGSGCADPLYRRAVRVSMGHALLVPFARAGHWPADLGELRERGFRLLAMTPDPAAQTLAEAMAGLAGAKVAMLVGAEGPGLTETVMRASDVRVRIPMSRGTDSLNVATAAALAFYERAR
- a CDS encoding winged helix-turn-helix transcriptional regulator: MSRDYGQYCGLARALDVVGDRWNLLIVRQLLVAPARYRELRDGLPGIATNLLTDRLRELESAGVVERRLAEDGNAITYALTDWGAQLREPIEGLVRWSTPLMIRGAEGDEFRIEWLLVALPALFTGRAPTRSATVGIDIGGDTLQLRANRSGVAVSVPDGRSFDAVLTTEAPIVLGLATGLLTLDDVAAQVEIDGERTAVETVFAR
- a CDS encoding DUF2537 domain-containing protein — its product is MIDETTPWGTGLTVAAFVAAVTGAAIVVLSLGMLRVHPLVAIVLNLIAVGGLAPTLWGWRRIPVRRWFVLGAGIGVAGGWITLLAMAAAR
- a CDS encoding MarR family winged helix-turn-helix transcriptional regulator — translated: MKDGDLRLASDLSLAVMRLARQLRFRRPESPVTLSQLSALATLAKDGAMTPGALAVRERVRPPSMTRVIASLADLGLVVRTSHPSDGRQVLVAVSDAGAALVDSERRASQEWLRNRLATLDSEERDILLRAADLMTVLVDEDA
- a CDS encoding DUF2530 domain-containing protein, yielding MPSDQREPSREPVAEPEPPALPAALLDPWPVIVVGATLWALVTIVAFTVAACEAWRPIALAGLGTGVVGTSVFLWQRTAARRGARGAQTGLEPHGQ
- a CDS encoding MFS transporter encodes the protein MANYPSDGDGYRRSEATRRSSPTSSSNRYLPPLGEQRTQNIGPPPGPRGADEQVTRGRGAAYRSREMGTKVYSMVHRAATADGADKSGLTALTWPVVANFAVDSAMAVALANTLFFAAASGESKGKVALYLLITIAPFAVIAPLIGPALDRVQHGRRAALAMSFVLRAALAFVLIMDYDGATGSYPSWVLYPCALGMMVLSKSFSVLRSAVTPRVMPPTIDLVRVNSRLTMFGLIGGTIVGGGIAAGTEYLLTTVFRLPGALFVVVFVAVAGASLSMRIPRWVEVTEGEVPATLTYHGESGPRGWIDEPAAKTGRPRQPLGRNIITSLWGNCTIKAMVGFLFLYPAFVAKAHQASGWVQLGMLGLLGAAAGIGNFAGNFTAARMRLGRPAMLVVRCTVAVTVMALVAAVTGNLIVAAVATLVTSGATAIAKASLDASLQDDLPEESRASAFGRSESVLQLAWVMGGAIGVLVYTELWVGFTAISALLILGLAQTIVSYRGDSLIPGFGGNRPVLAEPEGASAVSYR
- a CDS encoding SRPBCC family protein; protein product: MAAPLLQAEIEINAPVAKVWTLLSDLGNMPKWSPQCRLMKPLGAVKPGTRTFNLNRRNNLFWPTTSTIIELVPERKLAFRVNANNTVWSYELSPTATGTRVVETRHAENGVKAVSTMTVNAVMGGVPNFEKELVDGMNLSLARIKAAAEG
- the sepH gene encoding septation protein SepH, which codes for MRELRVIGLDVDGRHIICEGPDPADKFTLQVDDRLRAAVRGDRSLGQTLRDKEVKGVLRPRDIQARIRAGASVEQVAASSGMDISKVERFAHPVLLERSRAAELAGAAHPVLADGPAVTTLLDTVTTALVARGHSLESTSWDAWRGEDGRWVVQMSWQAGLSDNVAHFRFSPGAHGGTVSALDDAASELIDPRFERPLRPVAVVAQLEFDEQQPQPAPAPVEEKQAPAAAPASAPAPRAKRAKAKPSVPGWEDVLLGVRSSGER